A genome region from Methylobacterium sp. FF17 includes the following:
- the ptsP gene encoding phosphoenolpyruvate--protein phosphotransferase: protein MPAAPGGPRLLLRRLREAMAEPVSPQARLDRIVTLIAANVIAEVCSVYVLSDDNILELFATEGLNREAVHLTRMRADEGLVGLIAKTAEPLSLSDAQSHPAFSYRPETGEEAYHAFLGVPLLRAGNTLGVLVVQNKTYRVYSEEEIEALQTTAMVLSEMIASGELQALAPGAGSAARRAVSQRGVALADGIGLGHVVLHEPRIVVKKLIAENVDREVERLELAIGEVRSAIDDLVERGDSIGTGESREVLETVRMFAHDKGWLRRMHEAVHSGLTAEAAVERVQSDNRARMMRQSDPYLRDRLHDLDDLANRLLRTLLGAEGNGAQRVLPENAILVARSMGPAALLDYDRTALRGVVLEEGGPTSHIAIVARALGIPAVGEIANATALCDAGDAIIVDGVTGEIQVRPGPEIEAAYAEMVRLRARRQEQYRALRDVPAVTRDGTAIGLQLNAGLLIDLTHLHETGADGIGLFRTELQFMVAQRMPSAAEQQTLYEAVFAATGDLPVTIRTLDIGGDKILPYMPALEEENPALGWRAIRIGLDRPALLRVQLRSLLKAAGGRPLKIMFPMVATVDEFIRAKAIVEREKAHLRRHGHALPSDCKLGVMVEVPSLLFQIDEIAEAADFLSVGSNDLMQFLFAIDRENRRVADRFDTLSVPALRAFRVIAERAAAAGCPATVCGEIGGRPLEAMALIGLGFRHLSMSPAAIGPVKAMVLGLDVGAVAAMIHAEMERAGDSASLRPALAAFAKAQGVPI, encoded by the coding sequence ATGCCCGCTGCGCCCGGAGGCCCGCGCCTGCTACTGCGCCGCCTCCGCGAAGCGATGGCGGAGCCGGTCAGCCCACAGGCACGCCTCGACCGCATCGTCACGCTGATCGCCGCGAACGTGATCGCGGAGGTGTGCTCGGTCTATGTGCTCAGCGATGACAACATCCTCGAATTGTTTGCGACCGAGGGCCTGAACCGCGAGGCCGTCCACCTGACGCGGATGCGGGCGGACGAGGGCCTCGTCGGCCTCATCGCCAAGACCGCCGAGCCGCTCTCGCTCTCCGACGCCCAGTCGCACCCCGCCTTCTCCTACCGTCCGGAGACGGGCGAGGAGGCCTATCATGCCTTCCTCGGCGTGCCGCTCCTGCGGGCGGGCAACACGCTCGGCGTGCTCGTCGTCCAGAACAAGACCTACCGGGTCTATTCCGAGGAGGAGATCGAGGCGCTCCAGACCACCGCCATGGTGCTCTCGGAGATGATCGCCTCGGGCGAGCTGCAGGCGCTGGCTCCGGGGGCCGGCTCGGCGGCGCGCCGGGCCGTGAGCCAGCGCGGGGTCGCCCTCGCGGATGGCATCGGACTGGGCCACGTGGTGCTGCACGAGCCCCGCATCGTGGTGAAGAAGCTCATCGCCGAGAACGTCGACCGGGAGGTCGAGCGCCTGGAACTCGCCATCGGCGAGGTGCGCTCGGCCATCGACGACCTCGTGGAGCGGGGCGACAGCATCGGCACGGGCGAGTCCCGCGAGGTGCTGGAGACCGTGCGCATGTTCGCGCACGACAAGGGCTGGCTGCGCCGGATGCACGAGGCCGTGCATTCGGGACTGACCGCCGAGGCCGCCGTCGAGCGCGTCCAGTCGGACAACCGTGCCCGGATGATGCGCCAGAGCGATCCCTACCTGCGCGATCGGCTGCACGACCTCGACGACCTCGCCAACCGGCTCCTGCGCACCCTCCTCGGCGCCGAGGGCAACGGCGCCCAGCGCGTGCTGCCCGAGAACGCGATCCTGGTGGCGCGCTCGATGGGGCCGGCCGCCCTGCTCGACTACGACCGCACGGCGCTACGCGGCGTGGTGCTGGAGGAAGGCGGCCCGACGAGCCACATCGCCATCGTGGCGCGGGCGCTCGGCATCCCGGCGGTGGGCGAGATCGCCAACGCCACCGCGCTCTGCGACGCGGGCGACGCGATCATCGTGGACGGCGTCACCGGCGAGATCCAGGTCCGGCCCGGCCCGGAGATCGAGGCGGCCTATGCCGAGATGGTGCGCCTGCGCGCCCGCCGGCAGGAGCAGTACCGGGCGCTGCGCGACGTGCCGGCCGTGACCCGCGACGGCACCGCGATCGGCCTCCAGCTGAACGCGGGGCTGCTCATCGACCTCACGCACCTGCACGAGACGGGCGCCGACGGCATCGGCCTGTTCCGCACCGAACTGCAGTTCATGGTCGCCCAGCGCATGCCCTCGGCCGCCGAGCAGCAGACGCTCTACGAGGCCGTGTTCGCGGCGACCGGCGACCTGCCGGTGACGATCCGCACCCTCGACATCGGCGGCGACAAGATCCTGCCCTACATGCCCGCGCTGGAGGAGGAGAACCCGGCCCTGGGCTGGCGCGCGATCCGCATCGGCCTCGACCGGCCCGCCCTCCTGCGGGTGCAGCTGCGGTCGCTCCTGAAGGCCGCCGGCGGGCGGCCCCTCAAGATCATGTTCCCCATGGTGGCGACGGTCGACGAGTTCATCCGCGCCAAGGCCATCGTGGAGCGCGAGAAGGCGCACCTGCGCCGGCACGGCCACGCCCTGCCGAGCGATTGCAAGCTCGGCGTCATGGTCGAGGTGCCCTCGCTGCTGTTCCAGATCGACGAGATCGCCGAGGCCGCCGACTTCCTGTCGGTGGGCTCGAACGACCTCATGCAGTTCCTGTTCGCGATCGACCGCGAGAACCGCCGGGTGGCCGACCGCTTCGACACCCTGAGCGTTCCGGCCCTGCGCGCGTTCCGCGTCATCGCCGAGCGGGCGGCCGCCGCGGGTTGCCCCGCCACCGTCTGCGGCGAGATCGGCGGGCGTCCGCTGGAGGCCATGGCCCTGATCGGCCTCGGCTTCCGTCACCTCTCGATGTCGCCGGCCGCCATCGGTCCGGTGAAGGCGATGGTGCTCGGCCTCGATGTCGGTGCCGTGGCGGCGATGATCCACGCCGAGATGGAGCGGGCGGGTGACAGTGCCTCCCTGCGTCCCGCGCTCGCGGCCTTCGCGAAGGCCCAGGGCGTTCCTATCTAG
- a CDS encoding aspartate kinase, with translation MPRLVMKFGGTSVANVERIRNVAAHVAREVAAGYEVAVVVSAMSGKTNELVAWVKDANPIYDEAEYDAVVASGELVTAGLLAIALQKNGIKARSWQGWQIPILTSDAHGSARIEGIDGARLDAGFQRGEVAVIAGFQGMHEATGRVTTLGRGGSDTSAVAIAAAIGAERCDIYTDVDGVYTTDPRVVPKAKRMERVTFEEMLEMASLGAKVLQVRSVELAMVHRVPTTVRSSFDPPDNARPGTLICDEDDSVEQQIITGIAFSKDEAQITLRRVKDSPGIAAAIFGPLADANINVDMIIQTVSGDQSTTDMTFTVPSADYDRARKILDAQGAAIEFGQIEGATDVVKVSAIGVGMRSHAGVAAKAFRALAEKGINIRAITTSEIKFSVLIDAAYTELAVRTLHSLYGLDKA, from the coding sequence ACGTGGCGGCCCACGTGGCGCGCGAGGTCGCGGCCGGCTACGAGGTCGCGGTCGTGGTCTCGGCGATGTCCGGCAAGACCAACGAGCTCGTGGCCTGGGTCAAGGACGCCAACCCGATCTACGACGAGGCCGAGTACGACGCCGTCGTCGCCTCGGGCGAGCTCGTCACCGCCGGCCTGCTCGCCATCGCGCTCCAGAAGAACGGCATCAAGGCCCGCTCCTGGCAGGGCTGGCAGATCCCGATCCTGACCTCGGACGCCCACGGCTCCGCCCGCATCGAGGGCATCGACGGCGCCCGCCTCGATGCCGGCTTCCAGCGCGGCGAGGTCGCGGTCATCGCCGGCTTCCAGGGCATGCACGAGGCCACGGGCCGGGTGACGACCCTCGGGCGCGGCGGCTCCGACACCAGCGCGGTGGCCATCGCCGCCGCCATCGGTGCCGAGCGCTGCGACATCTACACCGACGTCGACGGCGTCTACACGACGGACCCGCGCGTGGTCCCGAAGGCCAAGCGCATGGAGCGCGTGACCTTCGAGGAGATGCTCGAGATGGCCTCGCTCGGGGCCAAGGTCCTGCAGGTCCGCTCCGTCGAGCTCGCCATGGTCCATCGCGTGCCGACCACGGTGCGCTCCTCCTTCGATCCGCCGGACAATGCCCGGCCCGGCACCCTCATCTGCGACGAGGACGACAGCGTGGAACAGCAGATCATCACCGGGATCGCCTTCTCGAAGGACGAGGCGCAGATCACGCTCCGTCGCGTGAAGGACAGCCCCGGCATCGCCGCCGCCATCTTCGGCCCGCTGGCGGATGCCAACATCAACGTGGACATGATCATCCAGACCGTGTCTGGCGACCAGTCCACCACCGACATGACCTTCACGGTCCCGTCGGCCGATTACGATCGCGCCCGCAAGATCCTCGACGCGCAGGGCGCCGCCATCGAGTTCGGCCAGATCGAGGGCGCCACCGACGTCGTGAAGGTCTCGGCCATCGGCGTCGGCATGCGCAGCCACGCGGGCGTCGCCGCCAAGGCCTTCCGGGCGCTGGCGGAGAAGGGCATCAACATCCGCGCCATCACCACGTCGGAGATCAAGTTCTCCGTCCTGATCGATGCCGCCTATACGGAGCTTGCCGTTCGCACGCTCCACTCGCTATACGGCCTCGATAAGGCCTGA